The segment ccaataaagagttatgctcattttagtaactgctgccagaagctgagaagacgcgcgaaccagccacgaaatccactagtggatgtgcatgctgtcatgtattcaaagctgaacgctcctatctatatatatctcttgtactagacaatgaaaggacacatcttgcttggttaaaattcagaatacacaaactcgtggagttttgtttatgcgtgagtcttgagaggcttgcaaaacttgttctttcgattcctgagggagttgtagaacgccgaactgcggttcatccagtttgtgccttcacgtctatacggcgtgattgcgtgggctgttcgtcggtacgtggaagggtgattgtctcggtagttcgtcgcgtggacagcctcgcggtgcactgcctcttcaccaggtcacgcagcgacaagttatcaagttcgcgaatcctacgagaagatcgggccacaacgaCTTGTCTCACGCTATCCCTAGGCGTGAGCATATCATCTGGTACCAAAGCCTTCGTTTCCTCGGTAGGATTGTTCTTGATTTTGGTAGGATAGAGTTTAAATACCTACTGTCCACTGAGAGCCAAAAAGAAAACCTACAGCCCAAATTCATATGTGCTACTGATTTTGTAGTTTGCTTTATCGAGTTTTAATCCTTTAATATTTGTCTagttgctgaatttttcttttccaCATTGTTCTAGTTATTATCTTTGTTCTAATCATCAAATTGCTTGCTGCATGTACCCATCCATCCCACCCTTGATCTGATCATCATTGCTTGCTGcgtatatataaacaaaaaaaatacccACCCATCCCACCTTTGTTTTCTAACCGCCACATATTCTCCACCGCAGTTTCTTGTTTTTGTGCTGCACCATCCATCTTAGTGATCCCCTTTAGTTGAAAGTTATGCTGCGTTTGACACAGAGGTTAAAAGAAAAGATGTCTATGGGTCAAAAGAAGGACTGAAAACGAGTTtttgttccaaaaaaaaagagaaaaaaaaagaaaagcaagaaaaaaaaaagaaaaacaaaaagagaacTGTGTGCAGCACACCAAAAAGGGGTTTGGGCAGCAACAAGTTTTCGGTTGGTGCAAATTGGTGATCATCTATCCACTTACTACATCTCATTCCTTTCTTTGTGCATCCTTTCCTTTATATTCAGCAACTTAGACTTCTGTTCTTGGATTATTATTTGGTTTTGCATCACTACATTTCAGTGCATTCCACTAACATAttaccccaccaagctccacttaAAGCACCGTGAGTTGTTGCACCGTCGTCGCTGTTACAATCACTCTTCCCTACAGATCGCAGCCCCGGTTCTTGCTCTTTTCAGGGAGAGAAAGAACTTGTTTTGTAAGTGGTGAGGGAGTGATTCCACATATATATTGTCCTTTTTTTTCCTCTACTAACATGGCAGGACGTGGAGATGGTGCCGCTGTTTCGGTGGAGGAATTTCAGGAGTTGCGTACACAAATGAATGATTTGGTGCAGCAGCTCCAAACTCTCCAATTGAACATACCACGTCGAGAACCGCCACCAAATGAGGATGATGATATTGACGAGGAGGATGAGCCACCGCGTCGTCCCGCTGGTCGTGGACGTGGCGGGCGTGGTCATGGTCTTCTTAATTTTGGTCGTGCTCAGCTCATTCCTGTTCGAGGTGGACGAGattatgatggtgatgatgatatgTTGTCTGACATGGATGATCATCGCCATGGTGGCCATCGTGGTTATCGTGACCGCCATCGTCgccttgatgatgatggtttaAGCAAAGTGAAAGTGTCTATTCCAAAATTTAATGGAAAAGAAAGTGCTGATGATTATTTTGAGTGGGAGACTAAGGTTGAACAGATCTTTGATTTGTATCCTTATCCTCCTGTCAAGAAAGCAAAGCTTGCTGCAATTGAGTTTTCAGGCTATGcaatcacttggtggaatcaagTGTGTACTGAACTCCGACGCGCTGGACATGATCGTATTACTTGGGAAGACATGAAGAGGGAAATGCGACGTCGTTTTGTTCCTGCATATTACTCTCGTGATCTACATTTGAAGCTAAAACGTCTTGTGCAAGGTACTCGTACTGTTGATGAATATTTTCAAGAATTAGAAATGTGTTTACTTCGTACAGGGATAACTGAAGATGAGGAATCCACAATGGCTCGATTTCTGGTTGGCCTCAATAAGCCCATTGCTGATAAAGTGGATATGACAAACTACACATGTCTCACTGAGTTGGTACATTTTGCAAAAAGGGCAGAACGACAACTTGCTGGATCTTATAAAGATCGTGCTTCATTTTCAGCTCATAATAGTGCTACTTCATGGCGCCAGTCACAGCAGCACGGGTCAGGGGTGCACACACCTACATCTCGTGCAACTTCTTCCAAACATTTTGATTCCAAAGGCAAAGCTGTAAGCTCTACTCAGTCCAGCTCCTCTGCTACTGCAGCCCCAAGGCATACAAGCAAGATTGAGTGTTTTAAGTGTGGTGGTCATGGGCATAAGCAAGCTGAATGTCCCAATCGTCGTACGATTATTGCCCTTGCTGATGGTTCATATGATTCACAAAGtgaagaggaggacgagtttCACAATGTCTTTGCAGATCATACTCTTGACACTTGTGAGTATTCAGCTGAGGATGGTACTTTTGAGCTAGGTCTGAATTGTTTAGCTATTCAACCTATTCTAACTTTTGCTCCCAGTGACATGATAGAAGATGTTATTTCTCCATATTCTAATGAGATTACTAGTGCTGATTTTGATGAGTTGCTTGCTGATTTTCCTGATTTGGAGCCTTCTAAAATGAATAGATCATCTCCTTATTTGGTGGTTAGAAGAGTTCTTTCCACTCAGTTTGTTGCTGCTGAACAAGGACAACGTCATAATTTGTTTCAGTCCCGATGCAAAGTGAAAGGTCAAGTGTGTCGTTTCATCATAGATGGTGGGAGCTGCAATAATATTGTTAGTGCCTTGCTTGTTGAGAAGCTTGGCCTACCAACACGCCGCCATCCACACCCTTACCATATGCAGTGGCTGAATAATTCAGGGACAGTGAAGGTCTCATCCATGGTTCGTTTGTCTTTCTCCATTGGTGACTATCATGGTGAGGTTGATTGTGATATTGTACCCATGCAAGCATGCCATTTGCTGTTGGGTCGTCCATGGCAGTTTGATGTGGATTCGGTGCACTTTGGGCGGTCTAACAAGTATACTTTCATCCACAacgacaagaaggtggttcttgTTCCATTATCTCCAGAAGAGATCTATGCTTCAGATGTGGCTCGCATGAAAAAAGAAGAATCTGACAAAAGAAAATTGAGTGAGGCTGCCAACACTAGTAAGGGAGAGACTTCTAACCAATCTAGCCACATAAAGCCTCTTTCCACTACAAAACAACACCACCAAAATGAGTGCTTATTTGTGAGCAGGAGTGAtttgagagaagtgaggaacaccACAGCCCCATTCTTTGTGCTCTTGCACAAGGAGGTCCTACTTTCAACTAACGATTTACCTTCATCGCTGCCTAGTGCTGTTCTTGATCTCTTACAGGACTTTgaagatgtttttcctgatgaggTACCAGCTGGCCTTCCTCCACTCCGTGGTattgagcatcaaatcgatTTGGTACCTGGAGCTTCTCCTCCCAATCGTCCAGCCTACCGTGCTAATCCTGGAGAAACCAAAGAAATTCAGCGACAGGTAAAAGAGCTTTTGGACAAAGGGTATGTTCGTGAATCTCTAtcaccttgtgctgttccagtactTTTGgtccctaagaaagatggatctTGGCGCATGTGTGTCGATTGTCGTGCCATTAATGCTATAACTGTACGATATCGCCATCCCATTCCTAGGCTTGATGACATGTTAGATGAATTGAGCGGCTCAACTATTTTCACCAAGATTGATTTACGCAGTGGCTATCACCAAATTCGCATGAAAATTGGTGATGAATGGAAGACAGCATTTACAACCAAATTTGGCTTGTATGAATGGCTTGTGATGCCCTTTggcttgacaaatgctccttcaacttttatgcgcttaatgaatcatgttttacgagctttcattggcaagtttgtagttgtttattttgatgatattctgatCTATAGCAAATCATttgatgaacatcttgatcatatCCATCAAGTACTTGCTGTTTTGAGGGAAGAGAAATTGTATGCCAACATTGCtaagtgcacattttgcacagatcgtgttgtttttcttggttttgttgtgaCTGCAGATGGCATCCAGGTTGATGAAGAGAAGGTTAAGGCAATAAAGGATTGGCCTACTCCTACAAATGTGAGCCAAATTCGAAGTTTCCATGGTCTTGCAGGTTTCTATCGACGATTTGTTAAAGATTTCAGCACGATCGCTGCACCACTTAACAACTTGACAAAGAAGGATGTTCCATTCAAATGGGGAGATGACCAAGAGCAAGCCTTTGTAGAGTTAAAAAGAAAGCTTTGTGAAGCACCACTGCTGCAGCTACCTAACTTCGGTAAGACTTTTGagattgaatgtgatgcaagtggtattggcattggaggtgtgctaCTTCAAGAAGGTAAACCTATTgcctacttttctgaaaagttaaATGGTCCACATCTGAATTATTCTGTCTATGATAAAGAGCTTTATGCCTTAGTTCGAGTTTTGGAAgtttggcaacattatttgttacctaaagaatttgtcatccattctgatcatgaagctttgaaatatttaaaaagtcaaggcaaactgaatcgtagacatGCTAAATGGATCGAGTTCATAGAAACATTTCCGTATGTTGTTAAACATAAGCGTGGTAAAGATAACATTGTTGCAGATGCTTTGTCAAGAAGGTGTGGTTTGGTTACACAATTAGATACAAAAGTGCTTGGTTTGGAATCCATTAAAACACTCTATGCAACTGATTCTGATTTTAAAGAACCTTTCTCTCATTGCATTGCTGGAAAAGGCTGGGACAAgtattatgtacatgatgattttttatttcGAACTAACAAACTATGCATTCCAGCCTGCTCGATTCGTCAAGTTCTTTTACAGGAAGCACATGCTGGTGGCTTAGCTGGTCATTTTGGCATCAAAAAGAcattggacatgctctctgatcatttcttttggccacatATGCGACGTGATGTTCAACGACATGTCGAGCGCTGCATAATCTGCTTGAAAGCTAAGTCCCGCCTTAATCCCCATGGTCTCTATACTCCATTACCAATCCCAACTGTACCTTGGGAAGATATATCCATGGATTTTATTCTGGGATTACCAAGGTCTCAGAGGGGGAGGGACTCTATCTTCGTTATTGTTGATCGCTTCTAaaaaatggcacattttattccaTGTCACAAGAGCGATGATGCTTCACACGTTGCTGATTTGTTTTTCAGAGAGATTGTTCGTTTACATGGAGTGCCAAAGACTATTGTTTCAGACCGAGATACAAAATTCCTGAGCTATTTTTGGAAGACATTATGGGCTAAACTTGGCACGAAGTtgttattttccaccacttgtcacccaCAAACGGATGGGCAAACTGAAGTTGTCAACCGTACCCTGTCCACCATGCTGCGTGCCGTGCTAAAAAAGAATTTGAAGCAGTGGGAAGAATGTCTTCCACATGTCGAATTTGCTTATAATAGGGCACTACATTCCACTTTGTCCATTTGAAATTGTTTATGGTTTTAAGCCACATACTCCCATGGATCTTTTGCCTTTACCATTACAGGAACAAGTTAACTTGGATGCAGCGAAGAGATCCAACTTTATCAAGAAGCTACATGATGAGACAAGAAGAAATATTGAGAAGAAATCAGCACAATATGCAAAGCAAGCGAACAAAGGTAAGAAGAAGGTTACATTTCAGCCCGGTGACCTCGTGTGGTTGCATCTACGCAAGGATCGATTTCCCCAACAACGTAAGAGTAAGTTATCACCTAGAGGTGATGGTCCATTCAAGGTTCTAAAAAAGATAAATGATAATGCATACAAAATTGAGCTGCCACCTGAATATTCCAATGTTAGTCCAACATTCAATGTCAAAGACTTGCATCCATTTGT is part of the Sorghum bicolor cultivar BTx623 chromosome 10, Sorghum_bicolor_NCBIv3, whole genome shotgun sequence genome and harbors:
- the LOC110431096 gene encoding uncharacterized protein LOC110431096, giving the protein MAGRGDGAAVSVEEFQELRTQMNDLVQQLQTLQLNIPRREPPPNEDDDIDEEDEPPRRPAGRGRGGRGHGLLNFGRAQLIPVRGGRDYDGDDDMLSDMDDHRHGGHRGYRDRHRRLDDDGLSKVKVSIPKFNGKESADDYFEWETKVEQIFDLYPYPPVKKAKLAAIEFSGYAITWWNQVCTELRRAGHDRITWEDMKREMRRRFVPAYYSRDLHLKLKRLVQGTRTVDEYFQELEMCLLRTGITEDEESTMARFLVGLNKPIADKVDMTNYTCLTELVHFAKRAERQLAGSYKDRASFSAHNSATSWRQSQQHGSGVHTPTSRATSSKHFDSKGKAVSSTQSSSSATAAPRHTSKIECFKCGGHGHKQAECPNRRTIIALADGSYDSQSEEEDEFHNVFADHTLDTCEYSAEDGTFELGLNCLAIQPILTFAPSDMIEDVISPYSNEITSADFDELLADFPDLEPSKMNRSSPYLVVRRVLSTQFVAAEQGQRHNLFQSRCKVKGQVCRFIIDGGSCNNIVSALLVEKLGLPTRRHPHPYHMQWLNNSGTVKVSSMVRLSFSIGDYHGEVDCDIVPMQACHLLLGRPWQFDVDSVHFGRSNKYTFIHNDKKVVLVPLSPEEIYASDVARMKKEESDKRKLSEAANTSKGETSNQSSHIKPLSTTKQHHQNECLFVSRSDLREVRNTTAPFFVLLHKEVLLSTNDLPSSLPSAVLDLLQDFEDVFPDEVPAGLPPLRGIEHQIDLVPGASPPNRPAYRANPGETKEIQRQVKELLDKGYVRESLSPCAVPVLLVPKKDGSWRMCVDCRAINAITVRYRHPIPRLDDMLDELSGSTIFTKIDLRSGYHQIRMKIGDEWKTAFTTKFGLYEWLVMPFGLTNAPSTFMRLMNHVLRAFIGKFVVVYFDDILIYSKSFDEHLDHIHQVLAVLREEKLYANIAKCTFCTDRVVFLGFVVTADGIQVDEEKVKAIKDWPTPTNVSQIRSFHGLAGFYRRFVKDFSTIAAPLNNLTKKDVPFKWGDDQEQAFVELKRKLCEAPLLQLPNFGKTFEIECDASGIGIGGVLLQEGKPIAYFSEKLNGPHLNYSVYDKELYALVRVLEVWQHYLLPKEFVIHSDHEALKYLKSQGKLNRRHAKWIEFIETFPYVVKHKRGKDNIVADALSRRCGLVTQLDTKVLGLESIKTLYATDSDFKEPFSHCIAGKGWDKYYVHDDFLFRTNKLCIPACSIRQVLLQEAHAGGLAGHFGIKKTLDMLSDHFFWPHMRRDVQRHVERCIICLKAKSRLNPHGLYTPLPIPTVPWEDISMDFILGLPRSQRGRDSIFVIVDRF